In Rhipicephalus microplus isolate Deutch F79 chromosome 7, USDA_Rmic, whole genome shotgun sequence, one genomic interval encodes:
- the LOC119179210 gene encoding uncharacterized protein LOC119179210 has protein sequence MISAMPAVAVRRERRRSKSGRGLGSRQGSIASLPHRPDSMSTLSSVPNAPAARRWRKRGGTIQDQRARVLIYLATLLLVAGLILLFIGVGARVNHTRTVGLLFIAVGALLCLVKVFITPENHHTIVRRARLMSSRESLYVAPAVKSVPEETTEQVRREAQDSAAGATAAAPTKTSPLMDAHTALPPTNNSNSGSSPAHSLHAAETQGLISERGPQLTEGRF, from the exons ATGATATCGGCAATGCCAGCGGTGGCCGTCcgccgcgagcggcggcgcagcAAGAGCGGCCGAGGTCTGGGCTCTCGCCAGGGCAGCATCGCCTCGCTGCCGCACCGGCCCGACAGCATGTCGACGCTCAGCTCCGTGCCCAACGCGCCGGCGGCACGTCGGTGGCGGAAGAGGGGGGGCACCATCCAGGATCAGCGAGCCCGCGTGCTCATCTACCTGGCCACATTGCTCCTGGTGGCCGGACTCATCCTGCTCTTCATCGGCGTCGGGGCACGAGTGAATCACACGCGCACCGTCGGACTGCTCTTCATCGCAGTCGGCGCGCTGCTGTGCCTTGTCAAG GTATTTATCACCCCGGAAAATCACCACACCATTGTGCGGCGAGCGAGGCTGATGTCTTCGCGCGAGTCCCTCTACGTGGCGCCAGCAGTCAAGAGCGTGCCCGAGGAGACCACGGAGCAGGTTCGCCGGGAAGCTCAGGATTCCGCGGCCGGCGCCACCGCAGCTGCTCCCACAAAGACCAGCCCTCTGATGGACGCGCATACAGCTCTGCCGCCCACCAACAACAGCAACAGCGGAAGCAGTCCGGCGCACAGCTTGCACGCGGCGGAGACGCAAGGACTCATATCCGAACGGGGTCCGCAGCTCACTGAAGGCCGCTTTTGA